The Podospora pseudocomata strain CBS 415.72m chromosome 1 map unlocalized CBS415.72m_1, whole genome shotgun sequence genome has a segment encoding these proteins:
- the VPS17 gene encoding Vacuolar protein sorting-associated protein 17 (BUSCO:EOG09261IEH; COG:U; EggNog:ENOG503NV7M), translating to MDYSASIQDDHAAEASPWGNSPSSSPRQDQTGFGSSIAGLTGDAPPSRYRFPSHSSNNGLHDDGGFGASDSDYKRPDTASTVSAAESHGVEPSMDEPGGVQHYTENHASGAGDHGPLSPGPQHQHQQQQQSQNPAAEGAPQGQDRPQQQQPRRSQAPQFKLQAKITGLERTGRKDPILRFDVHTNFPAFRTTQYRDVRRLHSEFIKLAEHLISANPEAIVPAVPPALTSAGAGTEEDEIRVKALLQRWFNYVCSSEVLARDPEMVLFVESDFGYSPMVKKKQPATGVRRKILKQFAPPPDDTPELQEARPIVKLFYLGAMDAGHKVDKLVKSRRGLGLAESDFGVKLGNMHVQELHPGLANAYRKLGKIVQTVGDFHAAQATAEATTIGDPFQYHSQDAFIVKETLTNRQILIREFLQAQEQTRSKLNAADRLKASSNVRREKVDEAIGALHEARETETALYQKTTRVTQNLVHERRKWFARTAADLRLSIREYVIREIEAERRTLALLESVRPDIRAIDSSGGLSRLGREAHPPVRRVSMATSQGPKGDAWSGVPRRHDSNMSRSVSGSFMAGSVSEEGEEGGEGGHDQGARTRALSGGGGSVAGNLPGLAEEDDEDRVDARNAASRLATSTF from the exons ATGGATTACAGCGCATCGATACAAGACGACCATGCTGCCGAGGCTTCGCCTTGGGGTAACTCTCCCAGTTCCTCGCCCAGACAGGATCAGACCGGCTTCGGCTCCAGCATCGCCGGGCTGACGGGCGATGCCCCGCCCTCCCGTTACCGATTCCCCTCCCACAGCTCCAACAATGGTCTCCACGACGATGGCGGGTTCGGCGCAAGCGATTCTGATTATAAGCGACCAGACACTGCGAGCACTGTCTCAGCTGCCGAATCCCATGGCGTGGAGCCCAGTATGGACGAGCCGGGCGGCGTCCAGCATTACACGGAAAACCACGCTTCAGGGGCTGGCGACCATGGGCCATTATCTCCAGGacctcagcatcagcatcagcagcagcaacaatcGCAAAATCCTGCGGCCGAAGGGGCACCCCAGGGTCAAGACCggccgcaacagcagcagccccggCGATCGCAGGCGCCCCAGTTCAAATTGCAGGCCAAGATCACTGGGCTGGAACGGACGGGAAGGAAGGATCCTATTTTGAGATTTGATGTACAT acaaaCTTCCCTGCCTTTAGAACGACACAGTACCGCGATGTACGCCGTCTCCACTCTGAATTCATCAAGCTTGCCGAGCACTTGATCTCGGCCAACCCCGAGGCTATTGTGCCGGCGGTACCGCCAGCTTTGACATCCGCCGGTGCGggcaccgaggaggatgagattcGTGTCAAGGCGCTCCTCCAGAGGTGGTTCAACTACGTCTGCAGCAGCGAGGTGTTGGCCAGAGATCCTGAAATGGTGCTTTTTGTGGAGAGCGATTTCGGCTACAGCCCCATGGTAAAAAAGAAGCAGCCGGCAACTGGTGTGCGCAGAAAGATCTTGAAGCAGTTTGCCCCGCCCCCAGATGACACTCCTGAGCTGCAGGAGGCCCGCCCCATTGTCAAGCTATTTTATCTGGGAGCGATGGATGCCGGGCACAAGGTTGACAAGCTTGTCAAGTCACGCAGAG GTCTCGGACTTGCCGAATCCGACTTTGGCGTCAAACTTGGCAACATGCACGTTCAAGAGCTCCATCCAGGGCTAGCCAATGCCTATCGCAAGCTAGGCAAGATCGTCCAGACCGTCGGCGACTTCCACGCCGCCCAAGCAACAGCTGAGGCTACCACAATTGGTGACCCCTTCCAATACCACTCTCAGGATGCCTTCATCGTCAAGGAGACCCTCACGAACCGCCAAATTTTGATTCGCGAGTTCCTCCAAGCCCAGGAGCAAACTCGCAGCAAACTCAACGCGGCCGACCGCCTCAAAGCCTCCTCCAATGTCCGCCGCGAGAAAGTCGACGAAGCGATCGGCGCCCTGCACGAAGCGCGTGAGACAGAAACGGCACTCTACCAAAAGACCACCCGCGTCACACAAAATTTGGTTCACGAACGGCGCAAGTGGTTCGCTCGCACGGCAGCCGATCTACGGCTCTCCATCCGTGAATACGTGATTCGCGAAATTGAAGCCGAAAGGCGCACACTGGCACTCCTCGAGTCTGTGCGACCCGACATTCGAGCGATCGACTCTAGCGGTGGGCTCTCGCGTCTCGGGAGAGAGGCTCATCCGCCTGTCAGACGGGTCAGCATGGCTACCTCCCAGGGACCCAAGGGCGACGCCTGGAGTGGTGTTCCTAGACGGCACGACAGCAACATGAGCAGGAGTGTCTCGGGAAGCTTTATGGCTGGCAGCGTTtccgaggaaggggaggaaggcggagagggcggtCACGATCAGGGGGCAAGGACGCGGGCGTTgagcggtggcggcggttcGGTGGCTGGAAATCTGCCGGGTTTAGcggaagaggacgacgaggacagGGTCGATGCGAGAAATGCGGCCAGTCGGTTGGCTACAAGCACCTTCTAA